A window of Candidatus Krumholzibacteriia bacterium genomic DNA:
TGATGAGCTTGCGCTGCATGCCGGCGATGGCGTCGTACACGGCCTGGATCTCCAGCCCGTCGCTGGTGGCGGGAAGATACTGCCCGCCGGAGGCCTGCGCCACCCGCTGCAGGGTGGCCTCATCCAGCCGGCTCAGCACCGTCTCGCCGTGCGCGTCTTTCTTGTATCCCACTACGGTTCCATCGGGTCCGCGTTCCGGAATGAGCTCGCCTTTCGGGTTGCCCAGCCCGATGGCATACACGCGTATCCCATTCTCGGCCGCCAGCCGCGCGGCCGCGTCGGGGTCCCCGGTCTGGTTTTCGCCATCGGTGATCAGGATGATCACCTTGTCGCCGCCCTGTGAGCCCTCGAACATCGCCGTGGCGACCTCGATGGCATCAGCCAGCGCCGATCCCGGCTCGGACACGGAAAACACATCGACCGACCGGGCCAGCATGAGGGCGGCGTCGTAGTCGACCGTGAGCGGGCACAGCGCCACCGCCTCGCCCGCGAACACCACCAGACCGACCCGGTCGCCCTGCAGCCCGTTCACCAGGTCGACGATCTCCCGTTTGGCGCGTTCCATGCGGTTGGGCTGGACGTCCTCGGCCAACATGGACAGCGACACGTCCAGCGCGATGACCAGGTCGATTCCCTCGCGCTCCACCTTGACCAGTTGGCTGCCGAAACGCGGACCGGCCAGCGCCACCAGCAGCATGGCCAGCGCGAGCACCTTGAGTGTTACCTTGGCCGCCTGCCGCCGCCAGCTTGCGCCCGGCGCGAGCTTGTTCACGAGGCTGGTACCCACGAAACGCTCCAGCGCGGCGCGGTTGCGGCGCACGCCGATGGCCAGCAGCGCCGCCACCAGCGGCACCGCCAGCAATCCCCACAACCAGACGGGTCGCGCGAACTCGATCATCTACGGCGTCTCCCGCAGCACGGTCTGCAACAATCCCAGCTCGAGCACGAACAGCCCCAGTGCTGGCAGCACGAACCACATGAAGCGGTCGGTGTATTCCACGTACGTCTCGGACTCAACCTTCGACTTCTCCATCTGGTCGATGCGGTTGTAGATCTCCACCAGTTCCTCGCGGTCGGTGGCGCGGAAGTAGTGGCCATCGGTGAGTTCGGCGATGCGCCGCAGGGTGGGCTCGTCGATGTCGACGTCCACCGAGACCAGCCGGCGCCCGAAGACCGGGTCGTCGATGGGCATGGGCGCGCGGCCGCGCGTTCCCACACCCACCGTGTAGACCTTGATACCCAGTGAGGCGGCCACGCGCGCCGCCGTGGTGGGGTCCACCATGCCGGCGTTGTTCTGGCCGTCGGTGAGCAGAATCACCACGCGGCTCTTGGCCTCGCTGCTGCGCAGCCGGTTGCACGCGGTGGCAAGCGCAACACCAATGGCGGTGCCGTCGTCCAGCATGCCGAAGTCCACCGCGTCCACCAGCTTGTTGAGCAGCGCGTAGTCGAGCGTAAGCGGGCACTGGGTGATGGCGTCGGCGGCAAACACCACCATGCCGATGCGGTCCTGCGAGCGCTTGCCCACGAACTCCTTCACCACCTCCTTGGCCACGAACAGGCGGTTCCGGGGCTCGAAGTCCTGCGCCTGCATGCTGCCGCTGGTGTCGAGCACCAGCATGATGTCGACCCCCTCCGCGTACTCGGTGTGCTTGGAGCGGCCGGTCTGCGGGCGCGCAACGCCCACGATGACCAGCGCCAGCACCGCCAGCTGCAGCGCCAGCGCGCCGTAGCGTTTCCACAACGGCGCTTCCAGGCCGGCGCCGAGCAGCAGGTCCACGGAAGAAAACGCCACGCTGCGGCGGCGGCCCTTGCGCAGGGAGAGCCAGCACACCACCGGCAGGAGCAGCAGCAACAGGAGGAGCCATGGGTGCGCAAAGCGAAACATCATTGCCCCGGCGTGTCGTTTACGACGCGTGGTGTGGTGCCAATGACAACATCGCGCGCACGATTCATCGCCGCATCAGCACGCGCGACATCCGGTTTGTACTTCGCAAACTTGACCAGATCCGCTTCGTTCAGGAGCGCCGCCAGTCCGTCCACGTCCAGCCTGCGGCGCGCAAGATCGTCGAGCAGTTCGAAGGTGGTACGCTCGAGCGCTTCCACGCCAAAACGCGCCTCCAGGTAGCGCCGCACGGCGTCGGTGACCAGGGTGTAGAACTGCTTGAACTCGCCTCGCGCCGGGAGGCCCATGGCCGCGATACGTTCCAGTTCGGCGAGCGCCACGAAGTCGGGCGGCAGGCGCACCTCGGGAATCGCACCGACGGTCCGGCGCGCGCGGCGGCGGCGAATCCACCACACCCCCGCGGCGGCGAGCGCCAGCGCGGCCACACCCAGCGCGATCCACAACGGCCAGTTGGGCGGCATGGTCCACTGTTCCTTCAGCGGGCGCAGGTCCTGCGAGTCGGCCGAGAGGTAGCGGATATCGAGATCCACCGCGTCCGACCACGCGCGCAGCGTGTCGCCGTCCTGGGTGACGAAGTCGAACGCCTGCGCCGGCACGTGCACGGAGTCCAGGCTGACCGGGATGAACCGCACACGCACGGCGCCCCCGCCCGCGGCTTCACCGCGGGCACGTTCCCACTTGCTATCAACTACCCGGCACGTCCCTGGATCGATCTGAACGGGTTCTACCAGCGTCAGCGTGTCGGCGTACGCAAGATCGTACGTCACCTCGAACCGCTCCCCCACCGTCACCGTATCCGCGGTTACGCCCGTGGTCACGCGCGCCGCAAACCCCGCATCGCGCACCTCCGCGCCCGCCAGACGCGCGCACGCGAGCAGTGCCAGCGCCGCAATCGCGAATGTACCCACGCGACGCACCCCGGTCACCTCCGCTTCGCCCGCGACCTGAAGAACAACGAGAGCGGCACGATGTAATCCTGGCCCGCCTCCACCCGCACCACGTCCACACCGTTCCTGCGGAACGCCGCCTTGAGTTCTTCCTCTCGCCGGCGCGCGTGTTGCGCGTAGCGTTCGCGTGCGCGCGCGGATCCCACGTCGATCACCCGTTCCACCTGCTTCTCCTGGTCCCACACCCGCACCAGCCCGCCCCCGGCGAGTTGTTCCTCGCGCGGATCCGTGATCCACACAGCCACCACGTCGTGCTTGCGCGCCGCCATCGCCAGCGGCCGCTCGAAGTCGGGCGAGAGGAAATCGCTCACCACGAACACGATGGCACGGCGCTTGGAGACGCGCAGCAGGTAGTCGAGCGCGTGCGCCACGTCGGTGCGGTGACCGCGCGGCTGGTAGAAGAGGATCTCGCGGATCACGTGCAGCACG
This region includes:
- a CDS encoding VWA domain-containing protein encodes the protein MIEFARPVWLWGLLAVPLVAALLAIGVRRNRAALERFVGTSLVNKLAPGASWRRQAAKVTLKVLALAMLLVALAGPRFGSQLVKVEREGIDLVIALDVSLSMLAEDVQPNRMERAKREIVDLVNGLQGDRVGLVVFAGEAVALCPLTVDYDAALMLARSVDVFSVSEPGSALADAIEVATAMFEGSQGGDKVIILITDGENQTGDPDAAARLAAENGIRVYAIGLGNPKGELIPERGPDGTVVGYKKDAHGETVLSRLDEATLQRVAQASGGQYLPATSDGLEIQAVYDAIAGMQRKLI
- a CDS encoding VWA domain-containing protein; the encoded protein is MMFRFAHPWLLLLLLLLPVVCWLSLRKGRRRSVAFSSVDLLLGAGLEAPLWKRYGALALQLAVLALVIVGVARPQTGRSKHTEYAEGVDIMLVLDTSGSMQAQDFEPRNRLFVAKEVVKEFVGKRSQDRIGMVVFAADAITQCPLTLDYALLNKLVDAVDFGMLDDGTAIGVALATACNRLRSSEAKSRVVILLTDGQNNAGMVDPTTAARVAASLGIKVYTVGVGTRGRAPMPIDDPVFGRRLVSVDVDIDEPTLRRIAELTDGHYFRATDREELVEIYNRIDQMEKSKVESETYVEYTDRFMWFVLPALGLFVLELGLLQTVLRETP